The sequence GAGGAGGTGGTCGGAAACGGCCGCTTTGTGGACTCGCGCTATTTTTCTGTGATGCGCATTCCGCTCGTCCACGGCCGACTGATCTCGGAAACCGATACCGCCACGAGTGACAAGGTGGCGGTCGTGTCCGAATCGTACTCCCGGCAGATGTTCGGCAGCGGGGATCCGCTCGGCAGAAAGATCGAGTTTGACGGTCCGGTCGAGATCGTCGGTGTTGTGCGCGATGTGCGGTATTCCGCACTCGAACAGGATCCGCGTCCGGCCGTATACTTCGTCGCGGCGCAGTTTCCGCGGCCAGTCACGGGTTTGGTGGCGCGATTGGCGCCGAACGCGGGCGATCTGCACGCGGCGGTCCGGAGCATCGTGCACGATCTCGATCCGGCGCTGCCGATCCTGCACATCGCCACGGTCGACGAGATTATCGGCGAAGCGGTGGCGCATCGGCGGTTCTACACGACTGCGACCGGCGCGTTCGCAAGCGTCGCGCTCCTGTTGACGATTGTCGGCCTCGCGGTGATCGTCGCTAGGTACACCGTGGAGCGGCGGCGGGAGCTGGCGATTCGGGCCGCGCTGGGCGCGACACATTCGCATCTGGTTTGGCTGGTCGTACGCCAGGGTCTCGTTCCGGTGCTGGCAGGCACCGCGGCGGGCTTGCTCGGTGCCTCTCTCACGGCCTCGCTGCTGACGCAGTTCCTGTTCCAGGTTACGCCGCGCGAGCCGGTGATCTATGCTGCGGCTGCCGGCGTGA comes from Terriglobia bacterium and encodes:
- a CDS encoding ABC transporter permease, which produces MAFQRDLAERVRALPGVLNAAVTSAVPFRGGDSVLVLNEVGRREEVVGNGRFVDSRYFSVMRIPLVHGRLISETDTATSDKVAVVSESYSRQMFGSGDPLGRKIEFDGPVEIVGVVRDVRYSALEQDPRPAVYFVAAQFPRPVTGLVARLAPNAGDLHAAVRSIVHDLDPALPILHIATVDEIIGEAVAHRRFYTTATGAFASVALLLTIVGLAVIVARYTVERRRELAIRAALGATHSHLVWLVVRQGLVPVLAGTAAGLLGASLTASLLTQFLFQVTPREPVIYAAAAGVTVGGALIALLVPARRAMALAPASDLRAE